The Maniola hyperantus chromosome 19, iAphHyp1.2, whole genome shotgun sequence genome has a window encoding:
- the LOC117991261 gene encoding uncharacterized protein isoform X1, with protein MQRPYRRRYLQPNNMHETCHGDFEYVVTKKAPPRLCFGTKMSRETLPMSGPALSPFMRRIQRQVTPKLGPGTYENNRDAFYELTHRIYSKCCYGATSPRWKAKHEYQPPPKELPPPLPTPQNCAPFNSTSKRKGLFKASDCPAPCDYYPIYKKRQMKFAYSFTGKKVLQCAVEIKCVPYNLDACGYCGCSCSAQGDYWQYENRIFLCRKHYSRLFKNCLAKFQGVKLADFKSVRDCFFAHAHNSCKAALKIMKSEEIEKKLRKEAYLDLYFPQRRFCNN; from the exons ATGCAGCGGCCTTATCGACGACGGTATTTGCAGCCGAACAATATGCACGAAACCTGTCATGGCG atTTCGAATATGTCGTGACAAAGAAAGCCCCACCGCGCCTTTGCTTCGGCACGAAGATGAGTCGGGAAACTTTACCCATGAGTGGACCAGCTTTAAGCCCGTTCATGAGACGCATCCAACGTCAAGTGACGCCGAAACTGGGACCCGGCACGTACGAAAATAATCGTGATGCGTTTTATGAACTTACACATAGG ATATACAGCAAATGTTGTTACGGCGCTACGTCACCAAGGTGGAAAGCTAAGCACGAGTATCAGCCGCCACCGAAAGAACTTCCACCACCGTTACCAACACCCCAAAACTGCGCACCTTTCAACTCTACGTCGAAAAGAAAAGGGCTGTTTAAGGCAAGCGATTGTCCCGC ACCATGCGATTACTATCCAATATATAAGAAGAGACAAATGAAGTTTGCTTACAGTTTCACTGGGAAAAAAGTTTTGCAATGCGCGGTTGAG ATCAAATGTGTTCCGTACAACTTGGACGCTTGTGGGTACTGTGGATGTTCATGCTCTGCCCAAGGTGACTACTGGCAGTATGAGAACAGAATTTTCCTATGCAGGAAACATTATTCAAGACTGTTCAAAAACTGCTTAGCTAAATTTCAGGGTGTGAAATTGGCTGATTTCaag TCTGTAAGAGATTGCTTTTTCGCACATGCGCACAATAGCTGCAAGGCTGCATTGAAGATCATGAAGAGTGAAGAAATAGAAAAGAAATTGAGGAAAGAAGCCTATCTCGATTTATATTTTCCGCAACGCAGATTTTGTAACAATTAA
- the LOC117991227 gene encoding X-ray repair cross-complementing protein 5-like isoform X2 — protein sequence MMQLSETAMAPTKIDQGTIIILDIGKNASVPEEKNGQSFFEKAKECAGRIIERKIISQGKNLVGIILLGAKTTNNSLAELAPGTCRHIEILEELQYPTWSMIRKLPDKASKSKGNWFDALLVAAEHLKNGVPATKIAQKKIILMTNFQAPSEMEDSQVKQAMAGFQEEGFEVDVIGPDIYSEENNNSEIELARLFVEETKGATATFDYTMRYLLFHKKRAINAMPWNVDLSIGPNIKIPVSTYIRIKDEPVVKKWEKAIRNPVTNAASSSEGIKKEKVHINTEDQTTVGTDNVIKGYEYGQQVIPFSECDKSMLYDPGQKSLKVYGFTKASNITWQNLNGDGLAYVFGRKRDKKAQYAFRCLIECLCELELVGIVRRVYNNGNAPKMYALMPVIDTNNFVCLSMVGICYKDEIKNMAFPVTSIKKYGCNEEQVDCFKELIKAMDLTRAYEESEFDDTEAFPIAKMVSPSAQYVLDCIAYRAMNPGKPLPQPRDDIIMLFKIPPLIEKRSREVTDKLKKLFVLNKVEVKKRDKKKNHAMDIDDYQQNQPSTSNNDVTMDDLSKIELKMFKKPDNVQRIGTVNPINDFDILKKEGKILTDLASQMTEAIESMVYGNIDGNFSKALDAMMHFRNECLKNDPKLYNNWLKIFLLELADRKRSNIIDMIKEKKLNYILQSENSLSTIQSNTCDDSQLYDNDTVPTLTEVSISSEVNDLFDDM from the exons ATGATGCAACTCTCTG AAACAGCGATGGCTCCAACAAAAATTGATCaaggtacaataataatactggACATCGGCAAGAATGCATCGGTACCAGAAGAAAAGAATGGGCAAAGCTTCTTCGAAAAGGCGAAGGAATGCGCTGGTCGCATCATAGAACGCAAGATTATCAGCCAAGGCAAGAATTTGGTGGGAATAATATTGCTAGGAGCTAAGACAACTAACAATAGTTTGGCTGAACTGGCACCAGGTACTTGCAGGCATATTGAAATATTGGAAGAGCTGCAGTATCCTACTTGGTCGATGATACGCAAACTTCCTGATAAG GCTTCAAAATCAAAAGGAAATTGGTTTGATGCACTTTTAGTTGCAGctgaacatttaaaaaatggagTGCCCGCCACGAAAATTgcacagaaaaaaataatattgatgaCAAACTTTCAAGCACCTTCTGAGATGGAGGATAGTCAAGTAAAACAG GCAATGGCAGGTTTTCAAGAAGAAGGTTTTGAAGTTGATGTCATTGGACCAGATATTTATTCAGAAGAAAATAACAACTCTGAAATAGAACTGGCAAGACTTTTCGTCGAGGAAACCAAAGGAGCAACAGCTACATTTGATTACACAATGAGATATTTACTCTTCCACAAGAAAAGGGCTATTAATGCTATGCCTTGGAATGTAGATCTGAGCATAGGTCCTAACATAAAAATACCTGTTTCAACTTACATTAGAATTAAAGATGAACCAGTTGTCAAAAAATGGGAAAAAGCGATCAGGAATCCTGTCACTAATGCAGCAAGTTCATCTGAAGGCATTAAGAAAGAAAAGGTCCATATTAACACAGAAGATCAAACTACAGTTGGTACTGACAATGTGATTAAAGGATATGAATATGGGCAGCAAGTCATTCCATTTTCAGAGTGTGATAAAAGTATGCTATATGATCCAGGACAGAAGTCATTAAAAGTGTATGGTTTTACAAAAGCCAGTAATATTACATGGCAAAATTTAAACGGCGATGGATTAGCTTACGTGTTTGGGCGTAAACGTGATAAAAAGGCGCAATATGCTTTCAGATGTTTAATTGAATGCCTTTGTGAATTGGAATTAGTAGGCATAGTTAGGAGAGTTTACAATAATGGAAATGCACCCAAAATGTACGCTCTCATGCCTGTAATAGACACAAACAACTTTGTCTGTTTATCCATGGTTGGTATTTGTTACAAGGATGAAATTAAAAACATGGCATTCCCTGTTACAAGTATTAAAAAGTATGGTTGTAATGAAGAACAAGTTGATTGCTTTAAAGAACTGATAAAAGCTATGGATTTAACAAGAGCATATGAGGAATCCGAGTTCGATGACACTGAAGCTTTTCCAATAGCTAAAATGGTGAGCCCATCTGCTCAGTATGTTTTAGATTGCATAGCTTACCGAGCCATGAATCCAGGGAAACCCTTGCCTCAACCAAGGGACGATATTATCATGTTATTTAAAATACCACCATTAATAGAGAAGAGATCCAGAGAAGTGACAGATAAGCTGAAGAAATTATTTGTTTTGAACAAAGTGGAAGTCAAAAAGAgggataaaaagaaaaatcatgCTATGGATATTGATGATTATCAACAGAACCAACCATCCACATCCAATAATGATGTCACAATGGATGACTTATCTAAAATTGAACTTAAGATGTTCAAGAAACCTGATAATGTACAAAGGATAGGAACTGTGAATCCTATAAATGACTTTGATATACTCAAAAAGGAAGGTAAGATACTGACTGATCTGGCTTCACAAATGACCGAAGCTATTGAAAGTATGGTATATGGCAACATAGATGGAAATTTCAGTAAAGCCCTAGATGCAATGATGCATTTCAGGAATGAATGCCTTAAAAATGACCCTAAGCTATACAACAATTGGCTCAAAATCTTCCTATTGGAACTCGCCGATCGCAAACGAAGCAATATCATCGATATGATCAAGGAAAAGAAATTAAACTATATTCTGCAAAGTGAGAACAGTTTGAGCACTATTCAGTCAAATACTTGTGATGACAGTCAGTTGTATGACAATGATACAGTGCCTACACTAACTGAAGTCAGCATAAGTTCAGAAGTCAACGATCTTTTTGATGACATGTAg
- the LOC117991227 gene encoding X-ray repair cross-complementing protein 5-like isoform X1, giving the protein MGSHEIQTAMAPTKIDQGTIIILDIGKNASVPEEKNGQSFFEKAKECAGRIIERKIISQGKNLVGIILLGAKTTNNSLAELAPGTCRHIEILEELQYPTWSMIRKLPDKASKSKGNWFDALLVAAEHLKNGVPATKIAQKKIILMTNFQAPSEMEDSQVKQAMAGFQEEGFEVDVIGPDIYSEENNNSEIELARLFVEETKGATATFDYTMRYLLFHKKRAINAMPWNVDLSIGPNIKIPVSTYIRIKDEPVVKKWEKAIRNPVTNAASSSEGIKKEKVHINTEDQTTVGTDNVIKGYEYGQQVIPFSECDKSMLYDPGQKSLKVYGFTKASNITWQNLNGDGLAYVFGRKRDKKAQYAFRCLIECLCELELVGIVRRVYNNGNAPKMYALMPVIDTNNFVCLSMVGICYKDEIKNMAFPVTSIKKYGCNEEQVDCFKELIKAMDLTRAYEESEFDDTEAFPIAKMVSPSAQYVLDCIAYRAMNPGKPLPQPRDDIIMLFKIPPLIEKRSREVTDKLKKLFVLNKVEVKKRDKKKNHAMDIDDYQQNQPSTSNNDVTMDDLSKIELKMFKKPDNVQRIGTVNPINDFDILKKEGKILTDLASQMTEAIESMVYGNIDGNFSKALDAMMHFRNECLKNDPKLYNNWLKIFLLELADRKRSNIIDMIKEKKLNYILQSENSLSTIQSNTCDDSQLYDNDTVPTLTEVSISSEVNDLFDDM; this is encoded by the exons AAACAGCGATGGCTCCAACAAAAATTGATCaaggtacaataataatactggACATCGGCAAGAATGCATCGGTACCAGAAGAAAAGAATGGGCAAAGCTTCTTCGAAAAGGCGAAGGAATGCGCTGGTCGCATCATAGAACGCAAGATTATCAGCCAAGGCAAGAATTTGGTGGGAATAATATTGCTAGGAGCTAAGACAACTAACAATAGTTTGGCTGAACTGGCACCAGGTACTTGCAGGCATATTGAAATATTGGAAGAGCTGCAGTATCCTACTTGGTCGATGATACGCAAACTTCCTGATAAG GCTTCAAAATCAAAAGGAAATTGGTTTGATGCACTTTTAGTTGCAGctgaacatttaaaaaatggagTGCCCGCCACGAAAATTgcacagaaaaaaataatattgatgaCAAACTTTCAAGCACCTTCTGAGATGGAGGATAGTCAAGTAAAACAG GCAATGGCAGGTTTTCAAGAAGAAGGTTTTGAAGTTGATGTCATTGGACCAGATATTTATTCAGAAGAAAATAACAACTCTGAAATAGAACTGGCAAGACTTTTCGTCGAGGAAACCAAAGGAGCAACAGCTACATTTGATTACACAATGAGATATTTACTCTTCCACAAGAAAAGGGCTATTAATGCTATGCCTTGGAATGTAGATCTGAGCATAGGTCCTAACATAAAAATACCTGTTTCAACTTACATTAGAATTAAAGATGAACCAGTTGTCAAAAAATGGGAAAAAGCGATCAGGAATCCTGTCACTAATGCAGCAAGTTCATCTGAAGGCATTAAGAAAGAAAAGGTCCATATTAACACAGAAGATCAAACTACAGTTGGTACTGACAATGTGATTAAAGGATATGAATATGGGCAGCAAGTCATTCCATTTTCAGAGTGTGATAAAAGTATGCTATATGATCCAGGACAGAAGTCATTAAAAGTGTATGGTTTTACAAAAGCCAGTAATATTACATGGCAAAATTTAAACGGCGATGGATTAGCTTACGTGTTTGGGCGTAAACGTGATAAAAAGGCGCAATATGCTTTCAGATGTTTAATTGAATGCCTTTGTGAATTGGAATTAGTAGGCATAGTTAGGAGAGTTTACAATAATGGAAATGCACCCAAAATGTACGCTCTCATGCCTGTAATAGACACAAACAACTTTGTCTGTTTATCCATGGTTGGTATTTGTTACAAGGATGAAATTAAAAACATGGCATTCCCTGTTACAAGTATTAAAAAGTATGGTTGTAATGAAGAACAAGTTGATTGCTTTAAAGAACTGATAAAAGCTATGGATTTAACAAGAGCATATGAGGAATCCGAGTTCGATGACACTGAAGCTTTTCCAATAGCTAAAATGGTGAGCCCATCTGCTCAGTATGTTTTAGATTGCATAGCTTACCGAGCCATGAATCCAGGGAAACCCTTGCCTCAACCAAGGGACGATATTATCATGTTATTTAAAATACCACCATTAATAGAGAAGAGATCCAGAGAAGTGACAGATAAGCTGAAGAAATTATTTGTTTTGAACAAAGTGGAAGTCAAAAAGAgggataaaaagaaaaatcatgCTATGGATATTGATGATTATCAACAGAACCAACCATCCACATCCAATAATGATGTCACAATGGATGACTTATCTAAAATTGAACTTAAGATGTTCAAGAAACCTGATAATGTACAAAGGATAGGAACTGTGAATCCTATAAATGACTTTGATATACTCAAAAAGGAAGGTAAGATACTGACTGATCTGGCTTCACAAATGACCGAAGCTATTGAAAGTATGGTATATGGCAACATAGATGGAAATTTCAGTAAAGCCCTAGATGCAATGATGCATTTCAGGAATGAATGCCTTAAAAATGACCCTAAGCTATACAACAATTGGCTCAAAATCTTCCTATTGGAACTCGCCGATCGCAAACGAAGCAATATCATCGATATGATCAAGGAAAAGAAATTAAACTATATTCTGCAAAGTGAGAACAGTTTGAGCACTATTCAGTCAAATACTTGTGATGACAGTCAGTTGTATGACAATGATACAGTGCCTACACTAACTGAAGTCAGCATAAGTTCAGAAGTCAACGATCTTTTTGATGACATGTAg
- the LOC117991261 gene encoding uncharacterized protein isoform X2 — protein MTWDITLDFEYVVTKKAPPRLCFGTKMSRETLPMSGPALSPFMRRIQRQVTPKLGPGTYENNRDAFYELTHRIYSKCCYGATSPRWKAKHEYQPPPKELPPPLPTPQNCAPFNSTSKRKGLFKASDCPAPCDYYPIYKKRQMKFAYSFTGKKVLQCAVEIKCVPYNLDACGYCGCSCSAQGDYWQYENRIFLCRKHYSRLFKNCLAKFQGVKLADFKSVRDCFFAHAHNSCKAALKIMKSEEIEKKLRKEAYLDLYFPQRRFCNN, from the exons ATGACCTGGGACATAACGTTAG atTTCGAATATGTCGTGACAAAGAAAGCCCCACCGCGCCTTTGCTTCGGCACGAAGATGAGTCGGGAAACTTTACCCATGAGTGGACCAGCTTTAAGCCCGTTCATGAGACGCATCCAACGTCAAGTGACGCCGAAACTGGGACCCGGCACGTACGAAAATAATCGTGATGCGTTTTATGAACTTACACATAGG ATATACAGCAAATGTTGTTACGGCGCTACGTCACCAAGGTGGAAAGCTAAGCACGAGTATCAGCCGCCACCGAAAGAACTTCCACCACCGTTACCAACACCCCAAAACTGCGCACCTTTCAACTCTACGTCGAAAAGAAAAGGGCTGTTTAAGGCAAGCGATTGTCCCGC ACCATGCGATTACTATCCAATATATAAGAAGAGACAAATGAAGTTTGCTTACAGTTTCACTGGGAAAAAAGTTTTGCAATGCGCGGTTGAG ATCAAATGTGTTCCGTACAACTTGGACGCTTGTGGGTACTGTGGATGTTCATGCTCTGCCCAAGGTGACTACTGGCAGTATGAGAACAGAATTTTCCTATGCAGGAAACATTATTCAAGACTGTTCAAAAACTGCTTAGCTAAATTTCAGGGTGTGAAATTGGCTGATTTCaag TCTGTAAGAGATTGCTTTTTCGCACATGCGCACAATAGCTGCAAGGCTGCATTGAAGATCATGAAGAGTGAAGAAATAGAAAAGAAATTGAGGAAAGAAGCCTATCTCGATTTATATTTTCCGCAACGCAGATTTTGTAACAATTAA
- the LOC117991227 gene encoding X-ray repair cross-complementing protein 5-like isoform X3 has protein sequence MAPTKIDQGTIIILDIGKNASVPEEKNGQSFFEKAKECAGRIIERKIISQGKNLVGIILLGAKTTNNSLAELAPGTCRHIEILEELQYPTWSMIRKLPDKASKSKGNWFDALLVAAEHLKNGVPATKIAQKKIILMTNFQAPSEMEDSQVKQAMAGFQEEGFEVDVIGPDIYSEENNNSEIELARLFVEETKGATATFDYTMRYLLFHKKRAINAMPWNVDLSIGPNIKIPVSTYIRIKDEPVVKKWEKAIRNPVTNAASSSEGIKKEKVHINTEDQTTVGTDNVIKGYEYGQQVIPFSECDKSMLYDPGQKSLKVYGFTKASNITWQNLNGDGLAYVFGRKRDKKAQYAFRCLIECLCELELVGIVRRVYNNGNAPKMYALMPVIDTNNFVCLSMVGICYKDEIKNMAFPVTSIKKYGCNEEQVDCFKELIKAMDLTRAYEESEFDDTEAFPIAKMVSPSAQYVLDCIAYRAMNPGKPLPQPRDDIIMLFKIPPLIEKRSREVTDKLKKLFVLNKVEVKKRDKKKNHAMDIDDYQQNQPSTSNNDVTMDDLSKIELKMFKKPDNVQRIGTVNPINDFDILKKEGKILTDLASQMTEAIESMVYGNIDGNFSKALDAMMHFRNECLKNDPKLYNNWLKIFLLELADRKRSNIIDMIKEKKLNYILQSENSLSTIQSNTCDDSQLYDNDTVPTLTEVSISSEVNDLFDDM, from the exons ATGGCTCCAACAAAAATTGATCaaggtacaataataatactggACATCGGCAAGAATGCATCGGTACCAGAAGAAAAGAATGGGCAAAGCTTCTTCGAAAAGGCGAAGGAATGCGCTGGTCGCATCATAGAACGCAAGATTATCAGCCAAGGCAAGAATTTGGTGGGAATAATATTGCTAGGAGCTAAGACAACTAACAATAGTTTGGCTGAACTGGCACCAGGTACTTGCAGGCATATTGAAATATTGGAAGAGCTGCAGTATCCTACTTGGTCGATGATACGCAAACTTCCTGATAAG GCTTCAAAATCAAAAGGAAATTGGTTTGATGCACTTTTAGTTGCAGctgaacatttaaaaaatggagTGCCCGCCACGAAAATTgcacagaaaaaaataatattgatgaCAAACTTTCAAGCACCTTCTGAGATGGAGGATAGTCAAGTAAAACAG GCAATGGCAGGTTTTCAAGAAGAAGGTTTTGAAGTTGATGTCATTGGACCAGATATTTATTCAGAAGAAAATAACAACTCTGAAATAGAACTGGCAAGACTTTTCGTCGAGGAAACCAAAGGAGCAACAGCTACATTTGATTACACAATGAGATATTTACTCTTCCACAAGAAAAGGGCTATTAATGCTATGCCTTGGAATGTAGATCTGAGCATAGGTCCTAACATAAAAATACCTGTTTCAACTTACATTAGAATTAAAGATGAACCAGTTGTCAAAAAATGGGAAAAAGCGATCAGGAATCCTGTCACTAATGCAGCAAGTTCATCTGAAGGCATTAAGAAAGAAAAGGTCCATATTAACACAGAAGATCAAACTACAGTTGGTACTGACAATGTGATTAAAGGATATGAATATGGGCAGCAAGTCATTCCATTTTCAGAGTGTGATAAAAGTATGCTATATGATCCAGGACAGAAGTCATTAAAAGTGTATGGTTTTACAAAAGCCAGTAATATTACATGGCAAAATTTAAACGGCGATGGATTAGCTTACGTGTTTGGGCGTAAACGTGATAAAAAGGCGCAATATGCTTTCAGATGTTTAATTGAATGCCTTTGTGAATTGGAATTAGTAGGCATAGTTAGGAGAGTTTACAATAATGGAAATGCACCCAAAATGTACGCTCTCATGCCTGTAATAGACACAAACAACTTTGTCTGTTTATCCATGGTTGGTATTTGTTACAAGGATGAAATTAAAAACATGGCATTCCCTGTTACAAGTATTAAAAAGTATGGTTGTAATGAAGAACAAGTTGATTGCTTTAAAGAACTGATAAAAGCTATGGATTTAACAAGAGCATATGAGGAATCCGAGTTCGATGACACTGAAGCTTTTCCAATAGCTAAAATGGTGAGCCCATCTGCTCAGTATGTTTTAGATTGCATAGCTTACCGAGCCATGAATCCAGGGAAACCCTTGCCTCAACCAAGGGACGATATTATCATGTTATTTAAAATACCACCATTAATAGAGAAGAGATCCAGAGAAGTGACAGATAAGCTGAAGAAATTATTTGTTTTGAACAAAGTGGAAGTCAAAAAGAgggataaaaagaaaaatcatgCTATGGATATTGATGATTATCAACAGAACCAACCATCCACATCCAATAATGATGTCACAATGGATGACTTATCTAAAATTGAACTTAAGATGTTCAAGAAACCTGATAATGTACAAAGGATAGGAACTGTGAATCCTATAAATGACTTTGATATACTCAAAAAGGAAGGTAAGATACTGACTGATCTGGCTTCACAAATGACCGAAGCTATTGAAAGTATGGTATATGGCAACATAGATGGAAATTTCAGTAAAGCCCTAGATGCAATGATGCATTTCAGGAATGAATGCCTTAAAAATGACCCTAAGCTATACAACAATTGGCTCAAAATCTTCCTATTGGAACTCGCCGATCGCAAACGAAGCAATATCATCGATATGATCAAGGAAAAGAAATTAAACTATATTCTGCAAAGTGAGAACAGTTTGAGCACTATTCAGTCAAATACTTGTGATGACAGTCAGTTGTATGACAATGATACAGTGCCTACACTAACTGAAGTCAGCATAAGTTCAGAAGTCAACGATCTTTTTGATGACATGTAg
- the LOC117991229 gene encoding 2-phosphoxylose phosphatase 1, protein MMKFSFQHRAFYCYLGMSVWICFLITVVYKYMSVEEDTVALKITQHQYVSKTDSKYRKLFLRACNPPDSIVRGSEAAVDSDTWLLQGVLVVTRHGDRGPLTHLRGGDKLPCDTVPVSPMLKSYEEFVLNASASGRAWWVAAPGPFHNFPSLPRAAATHCALGQLTPTGVLQMVTVGNIIREAYGDKLGMENMDLTGKREMGGVVYSTRYRRTFQSAQALAWGSTRSAAAAKEAHSVSFCFRHCACQAQHALAKKISLQAKHRLESHPAVKELIKKLSKVLFESQEYTDADVVRDALLAYMCHDAPLPCTEKPKKTKKLSLNNKKKKFRTDTVPKRNLLDIDIDTLNMELDYINQLDFNNEIGRKARDIIGRYDKKPALDFDAQMEREKLLYYQQRYMDNIDSYDDVVIVKKNLDQDFNFPNDARMDTDFDEDYKEPTPENTEEFCIKKDHIMSVFAYLEWSYKQEIKNIHNRRRGLLIAYGLIHNIVQNMIRIISENKPKLVIYSGHDKTLQALILALGLSSYQHYNIQYASRMIFEVYRKRDLRDEFKFTKRRAVAQDFYFRVIYNGEDVTNKLSFCKNRQNVMMKVLDAIDDMKVYNTYLCPIESIVRFIHDDYFAGFNVSNFKDACATYGNGNHVF, encoded by the exons ATGATGAAGTTTTCGTTCCAACATCGAGCATTTTACTGCTATCTTGGCATGAGTGTTTGGATTTGCTTTCTTATAACTG TTGTATACAAGTACATGTCAGTAGAGGAAGATACAGTAGCACTGAAGATAACTCAGCACCAATATGTATCTAAAACTGACTCCAAGTACAGAAAGCTGTTCCTGCGAGCATGCAACCCTCCTGACAGCATTGTCCGAGGATCAGAAG CTGCCGTGGACTCAGACACTTGGCTGTTGCAAGGAGTATTAGTGGTGACAAGACACGGCGACCGCGGCCCTTTGACTCATCTCAGAGGCGGCGACAAGCTCCCCTGCGACACTGTGCCTGTCTCGCCTATGCTCAAAAG ttacgAGGAGTTCGTGCTAAATGCGAGCGCATCGGGGCGCGCGTGGTGGGTGGCGGCCCCGGGGCCATTCCACAACTTCCCTTCTTTGCCCCGCGCCGCTGCAACGCATTGTGCTCTGGGGCAACTCACACCGACTGGCGTACTACAGATGGTCACTGTTG GAAACATCATTCGGGAAGCCTATGGCGATAAGTTGGGAATGGAAAATATGGACCTAACTGGAAAGCGGGAAATGg GAGGTGTAGTGTACAGCACTCGCTACAGACGGACATTCCAGTCGGCACAAGCGCTGGCCTGGGGCAGCACGCGCTCAGCCGCCGCCGCCAAGGAAGCGCACAGTGTGTCCTTCTGCTTCAGACACTGCGCCTGCCAAGCGCAACACGCTCTAGCTAA AAAAATCAGTTTACAAGCAAAACACCGCCTAGAATCCCACCCAGCCGTAAAGGAATTGATAAAAAAACTGTCCAAAGTATTATTCGAATCTCAGGAGTACACCGACGCGGACGTAGTCAGGGACGCTTTACTAGCTTACATGTGCCACGACGCACCACTACCTTGCACTGAAAAACCAAAGAAAACCAAAAAACTATCgcttaacaataaaaaaaagaaattccgTACAGACACCGTCCCGAAAAGGAATCTTTTAGATATAGACATTGATACTCTAAACATGGAGTTGGATTATATTAACCAGTTAGATTTTAACAACGAAATCGGTAGGAAAGCTAGAGATATTATCGGGAGGTACGATAAAAAACCTGCGTTAGATTTCGACGCACAAATGGAAAGAGAAAAGCTTTTATACTACCAACAGAGATATATGGATAACATTGACTCGTATGACGACGTGGTTATAGTCAAAAAGAATTTGGACCAAGATTTTAACTTTCCAAACGACGCCAGAATGGATACAGATTTCGATGAAGATTATAAGGAACCAACACCAGAGAACACTGAAgagttttgtataaaaaaagatCATATTATGTCGGTTTTCGCGTACTTAGAATGGAGTTACAAACAagaaataaagaatatacacaACAGGCGACGCGGTTTGCTAATAGCTTACGGCCTCATACACAATATAGTTCAGAATATGATACGCATTATATCTGAGAATAAACcaaaattagttatttattcTGGTCATGATAAAACGCTGCAAGCGTTAATTTTAGCGTTAGGGCTAAGTAGTTATCAGCATTACAATATACAGTATGCTTCGCGAATGATTTTCGAGGTTTACAGAAAAAGGGATTTGAGAGACGAGTTTAAATTTACAAAACGTAGGGCGGTAGCTCAAGATTTCTACTTTCGCGTTATTTACAATGGCGAAGATGTGACGAATAAGCTAAGTTTTTGTAAAAACAGACAGAATGTTATGATGAAGGTCCTAGACGCTATAGATGATATGAAAGTGTACAATACATATCTATGTCCGATAGAGAGTATAGTTAGGTTTATACATGATGATTATTTTGCGGGTTTCAATGTTAGCAATTTTAAAGACGCCTGCGCCACTTACGGGAATGGTAATCATGTGTTTTAG
- the LOC138403639 gene encoding uncharacterized protein: MKLDSNNKMINGDSGAETPEDVVDPRQNAEDIIDEILAEFSESRSPDAVRNGNGIPENLFNMIQPPRTRTPANSFSENATIEDIDPSSDLGTSIRNKCLELEEILQSLKSRLNHVVLDENIVLSPDANSMEAQLEHDLDTDCQEELSLQEFLEILHSQNKISPSGVQ; encoded by the coding sequence ATGAAGTTAGATTCTAATAACAAGATGATCAATGGTGACAGTGGTGCTGAAACTCCAGAGGATGTTGTGGATCCGCGCCAAAACGCGGAGGACATAATCGACGAGATTCTCGCAGAGTTCTCAGAATCCCGATCGCCTGATGCCGTGCGAAATGGCAACGGCATTCCCGAGAACTTGTTTAATATGATACAGCCGCCTCGTACCCGGACCCCAGCGAATTCGTTCTCGGAAAACGCTACGATAGAGGACATCGATCCATCGTCCGACCTCGGAACGTCAATTCGGAACAAGTGCTTAGAGTTAGAGGAGATCCTCCAAAGCTTAAAATCCAGGCTGAACCATGTCGTGCTCGATGAAAACATCGTCCTCAGCCCAGACGCCAACTCCATGGAAGCACAACTCGAACACGACCTCGACACAGACTGCCAAGAGGAACTTTCCTTGCAGGAGTTCCTCGAGATTTTACATTCGCAAAACAAAATTTCACCAAGTGGCGTCCAATGA